A stretch of DNA from Spiroplasma endosymbiont of Nebria brevicollis:
CATTGGTATTTTATTAACTAGTATTGTTTTAGTGCTAGTTATTAGAAAAACACAAATTAAAAAATATCCTAAAATCTAAATTAAACTTACCTAATTCATGTCTAAATCAACTTTTATCTTGTAAACTTGGAAATGTATTATGATAACAATTAATAACTTATTTTAATAATAATCCGTTAGTTGCAATAATTACAATGAAAGAGTAAATAAAATGAAAATAATAAAGCAACAATTAATTAGCATTATAACCTGGATTTATAGTAGTAATCAATCTATTTTTAAAATATTAAAATTAACCATTTTGATCCAAGAAAAGGAGAAAACATGTCGCAATCAATAAAAAATGAAAAATTAGTGACAATTAGTAATGTTAGTAAAAAGTATGGCAGTAAGACTACTGTTAAAAACTTTAGTTTAGATATTTACCCTGGTGAAAGAATCGCCTTAATTGGTGCTAATGGTAGTGGTAAATCAACGATTAGTGAAATCATTGGTGGGATAAGAAAACCGACTTCTGGTAGTGTTATCAAAAAAAATAAAGTTGTCATTGGAATCCAATTCCAAGATTCACGTTATCCTCACGGTATAACAGTTATGGATATGATTAAATATTATTTACAAACTTTTAATATTGAAATTACTAAAGAACAATTAAACAAAATGTTAAGTAATTATCAAATTTTGCACCTTACTAACAAGATGGTACAAAGTTTATCAGGTGGCCAACAACAACGACTTAACATTTTATTAAGTGTTATCCATCAACCAGATCTTGTGATTCTTGATGAAGTATCAACAGGATTGGATATTGAAGTTCGAGAAGAAATCTTTGAATTTCTCCAAACTAATATTGTTGAAAAAAATGTTGCTATGCTTCTAGTTTCACATAACATGAGCGAAATTGAACGGTTTTGTACACGTGTTATTTTCATGAATGAAGGTGAAATCATTGAAGAGACTACAGTACAAGATATTATTAAAATTCATGGTTGCGTTGAAAAATATATGCATGATCAATTATGAAAATATAAAAAACAACAACAAGTTGAGATTGATAGTAAAAAAGCAACTATTAAAAATGCACAATCCTTAGTTACAAAAACCACTATGAACAAACATACATCATTATTAGAATTAATTGCTAAGTATTTTATTCGTGGATTCTTTGTTCCATTCTTTATTTTCATATATCCAATCTTAACTTTATTCTTGCAAGGTTTTGCCTTTGAAGGTGTTGGTCAAGAAGCATTACAAAAATTAGTTGTTGGAATTTCAGTTATGCAAATTATTTCCATTGGTATTTTCTTTGTTCCACAAACTATTATTGAATTCAAAAGTTCGGTGTTGATGAAACGAATAGGTGCAACCAATATCCATCCTAGTTTGTTTGTAGGAGTAATTATTACTTTGGGAATTATTTTCTCAGTATTAGCATTTTTATGAACTTTATTATGAACAGGAATCTTTTTTGGCAGTAAGTTTGGTTGAGTTATTACTTCAACCCCAGTTCAATTATGAACATCATTACCATGAATTATTATTAATATTTGTTAATGCTATTGGTTTAGGAATGATGATGGCAGCTTTATTAAGAACACAAGCTGCTTATATCTCGATTGCTAATATTATTTATTTTCCAATTGCATTTTTAACTGGTGGAATTGTTTCAATGACGTTAATTGAAAATAGTGATGTTTTAAAATATATTGTTTACATTTCTCCATTTCATTATTGTGTTAATCCGTTTATGGATGCATGAGTTGGCAAATTCAGCTTTACCACTGAAGTTGGAATTGATTTAGGTGTTAGTTTTGTTTTAATTGGCTTTTATATGACTATTGCTTCTCGTAATTTAAAATGACAAGTATAGTTTGAACTTTTTTATTAAAAATAATAACAAATATGAAATTTATATTGTT
This window harbors:
- a CDS encoding ABC transporter ATP-binding protein, with amino-acid sequence MSQSIKNEKLVTISNVSKKYGSKTTVKNFSLDIYPGERIALIGANGSGKSTISEIIGGIRKPTSGSVIKKNKVVIGIQFQDSRYPHGITVMDMIKYYLQTFNIEITKEQLNKMLSNYQILHLTNKMVQSLSGGQQQRLNILLSVIHQPDLVILDEVSTGLDIEVREEIFEFLQTNIVEKNVAMLLVSHNMSEIERFCTRVIFMNEGEIIEETTVQDIIKIHGCVEKYMHDQLWKYKKQQQVEIDSKKATIKNAQSLVTKTTMNKHTSLLELIAKYFIRGFFVPFFIFIYPILTLFLQGFAFEGVGQEALQKLVVGISVMQIISIGIFFVPQTIIEFKSSVLMKRIGATNIHPSLFVGVIITLGIIFSVLAFLWTLLWTGIFFGSKFGWVITSTPVQLWTSLPWIIINIC